The following are encoded together in the Azospirillum lipoferum 4B genome:
- a CDS encoding phytoene/squalene synthase family protein: MVKAATDLSYCGREVRKYDNDHFLAGLFVPADRREAMFALYAFNLEIAKTREVVSEPILGQMRLQFWRDGMEAVYEDGPVPRHGVMDPLAEAARGLGLSRTLFDRLIDAREADLDDTPPADLACLVNYAEVTGAPLVQLALEILGVRDEAAMAAGRHVGIAYALAGILRAAPFLARQHRQRLPEDLMQRHGAKSEDLFAGRSTAELRSVVGEIADVARRHLAESRALRRDVPKAAVPALLPATLADLHLGVIAREGNDVFAPRVLLPNPFRQLKLGWAAMRGRY, encoded by the coding sequence ATGGTTAAGGCTGCGACCGACCTGTCCTATTGCGGACGGGAGGTTCGGAAATATGACAACGACCACTTTCTGGCAGGTCTGTTCGTTCCCGCCGACAGGCGCGAGGCGATGTTCGCACTCTACGCCTTCAACCTGGAGATCGCGAAGACCCGAGAGGTCGTCAGCGAACCGATCCTGGGCCAGATGAGGCTTCAATTCTGGCGCGACGGCATGGAGGCCGTCTATGAGGATGGACCCGTACCCCGTCATGGCGTGATGGATCCTCTGGCGGAGGCCGCCCGCGGGCTGGGGCTGAGCCGCACCCTGTTCGACCGGCTGATCGACGCGCGGGAGGCCGACCTGGACGACACGCCGCCGGCCGATCTGGCCTGCCTCGTCAATTATGCCGAGGTGACCGGGGCGCCGCTGGTCCAGCTTGCGCTGGAAATCCTGGGCGTGCGGGACGAGGCGGCGATGGCGGCCGGGCGCCATGTCGGCATCGCCTATGCCCTCGCCGGCATCCTGCGCGCGGCCCCCTTCCTGGCCCGCCAGCACCGGCAGCGCCTGCCGGAAGACCTGATGCAGCGCCATGGCGCCAAGAGCGAGGATCTGTTCGCCGGCCGCTCCACCGCGGAACTGCGGTCGGTGGTGGGCGAGATCGCCGACGTGGCGCGCCGGCATCTGGCCGAGTCACGCGCCCTGCGCCGGGACGTGCCCAAAGCGGCGGTTCCGGCGCTGCTGCCGGCCACGCTGGCCGACCTGCATCTGGGCGTGATCGCGCGGGAAGGCAACGACGTGTTCGCCCCGCGCGTGCTGCTGCCCAACCCGTTCCGGCAGTTGAAGCTGGGCTGGGCGGCGATGCGCGGGCGCTACTGA
- the hpnD gene encoding presqualene diphosphate synthase HpnD, translating to MTPPPLETAPLEPISTTLPDKKTPDTASPATAKSVTAKSGSTFYWPMRLLPASKRAAMFAIYAFCRRIDDIADEPGEPAAKRAALDVWRRDIRDLYVGGAPSGSLTAALRGAIERYGLPRAEFEALIDGMAMDVAGEEAGGMCAPDLDTLRLYCRRVAGAVGMLAIRVFDRADPATERFALALGEALQLTNILRDLAEDAELDRLYLPRELLLAAGITSDRPAEVLAHPALPQACEALADLAETRFAEARAAIGGQARGSLWAATAMMVLYHRLLRRLREAGWRDLNARVRVGRRESAWVAVRCMLGLPPAT from the coding sequence ATGACCCCTCCGCCGCTGGAGACGGCCCCGCTGGAACCGATATCCACGACGTTGCCGGACAAGAAGACACCCGATACGGCGTCGCCCGCCACAGCCAAATCGGTCACCGCCAAGTCGGGAAGCACCTTCTACTGGCCGATGCGCCTGCTGCCCGCATCCAAGCGGGCGGCGATGTTCGCCATCTATGCCTTCTGCCGCCGCATCGACGACATCGCCGACGAACCGGGGGAGCCGGCGGCCAAGCGTGCGGCGCTCGACGTCTGGCGCCGGGACATCCGCGACTTGTATGTCGGCGGCGCCCCCAGCGGTTCGCTCACCGCCGCGCTGAGGGGCGCCATCGAGCGCTACGGCCTGCCGAGGGCGGAGTTCGAGGCGCTGATCGACGGCATGGCGATGGATGTCGCCGGCGAGGAAGCCGGCGGCATGTGCGCCCCCGACCTCGACACCCTGCGCCTCTATTGCCGCCGCGTCGCCGGTGCAGTCGGCATGCTGGCGATCCGCGTCTTCGACCGCGCCGATCCCGCCACCGAACGGTTCGCCCTGGCGCTGGGCGAGGCGCTGCAGCTGACCAACATCCTGCGCGATCTGGCCGAGGACGCAGAGCTCGACCGCCTCTACCTGCCGCGCGAGCTTCTGCTGGCCGCCGGCATCACCAGCGACCGTCCGGCGGAGGTGCTGGCGCACCCCGCCCTGCCGCAGGCCTGCGAGGCGCTGGCGGACCTCGCCGAGACCCGCTTTGCCGAGGCACGGGCGGCCATCGGCGGACAGGCGCGGGGCTCGCTGTGGGCGGCGACGGCGATGATGGTGCTCTATCACCGGCTGCTGCGCCGCCTGCGCGAAGCGGGCTGGCGCGACCTGAACGCCCGTGTCCGGGTCGGGCGGCGGGAAAGTGCCTGGGTCGCGGTGCGCTGCATGCTCGGCCTTCCGCCGGCCACTTGA
- the trmFO gene encoding methylenetetrahydrofolate--tRNA-(uracil(54)-C(5))-methyltransferase (FADH(2)-oxidizing) TrmFO has protein sequence MTDTLRPVHVIGGGLAGSEAAWQLASRGVPVVLHEMRPVRKTEAHDTDKLAELVCSNSFRSDDAEYNAVGLLHEEMRRCGSLILRCADAHKVPAGGALAMDRDGFADAVTEAIASHPLITLQREEVAGLPPEEWDSVIVATGPLTSPALAEAVRDHTGEESLAFFDAIAPIVYLESIDLSKAWFQSRYDKPGPGGTGKDYINCAFEKDEYRAFIAALIEGEKLDFKEWEKNTPYFEGCLPIEVMAERGVDTLRYGPMKPVGLTNPHKPERRPYAVVQLRQDNALGTLYNLVGFQTKLRHAEQARIFRMIPGLENAEFARLGGMHRNTFLNSPRLLDDALRLKSLPRLRFAGQVTGCEGYVESAAVGLLAGRFAAAERLGQEISRPPVTTALGAILGHITGGAEAETYQPMNVNFGLFPPVDDKIRGRDRKLAYTRRALGDLDGWLKG, from the coding sequence ATGACCGACACCCTTCGCCCCGTCCACGTCATAGGCGGCGGTCTCGCCGGATCGGAAGCCGCCTGGCAGCTCGCCTCGCGCGGCGTGCCCGTCGTGCTGCACGAGATGCGCCCGGTCCGCAAGACCGAGGCCCACGATACCGACAAGCTGGCGGAGCTGGTCTGCTCCAACTCCTTCCGGTCGGACGATGCCGAATACAACGCGGTGGGGCTGCTGCATGAGGAGATGCGGCGCTGCGGCTCGCTGATCCTGCGCTGCGCCGACGCGCACAAGGTGCCGGCCGGCGGTGCGCTCGCCATGGACCGCGACGGCTTCGCCGATGCGGTGACGGAGGCTATCGCCAGCCACCCGCTCATCACCCTCCAGCGCGAGGAGGTCGCCGGCCTGCCGCCGGAGGAGTGGGACAGCGTCATCGTCGCCACCGGCCCCCTCACCTCCCCCGCCCTGGCGGAGGCCGTGCGCGACCACACCGGCGAGGAATCGCTGGCCTTCTTCGACGCCATCGCCCCCATCGTCTATCTGGAGAGCATCGACCTGTCGAAGGCGTGGTTCCAGTCGCGCTACGACAAGCCCGGCCCCGGCGGCACCGGCAAGGACTACATCAACTGCGCCTTCGAGAAGGACGAGTACCGCGCCTTCATCGCCGCCCTGATCGAGGGCGAGAAGCTCGACTTCAAGGAGTGGGAGAAGAACACCCCCTATTTCGAAGGCTGCCTGCCGATCGAGGTGATGGCGGAGCGCGGCGTCGATACCCTGCGCTACGGCCCGATGAAGCCGGTCGGCCTGACCAACCCGCACAAGCCGGAACGCCGCCCCTATGCGGTGGTCCAGCTGCGCCAGGACAATGCGCTGGGCACGCTCTACAACCTCGTCGGTTTCCAGACCAAGCTGCGCCACGCCGAACAGGCACGCATCTTCCGCATGATCCCCGGCCTGGAGAATGCCGAGTTCGCCCGGCTGGGCGGCATGCACCGCAACACCTTCCTGAACAGCCCGCGCCTGCTCGACGACGCCCTGCGGCTGAAGTCGCTGCCCCGCCTGCGCTTCGCCGGGCAGGTCACGGGCTGCGAAGGCTATGTGGAGAGCGCGGCCGTCGGTCTGCTCGCCGGCCGTTTCGCCGCGGCGGAACGTCTGGGCCAGGAAATCAGCAGGCCGCCGGTCACCACGGCGCTCGGCGCCATCCTCGGCCACATCACCGGCGGCGCGGAGGCCGAGACCTACCAGCCGATGAATGTCAATTTCGGCCTGTTCCCGCCGGTGGACGACAAGATCCGTGGCCGCGACCGCAAGCTGGCCTACACCCGCCGGGCGCTGGGCGACCTCGACGGCTGGCTGAAGGGCTGA
- a CDS encoding type II toxin-antitoxin system PemK/MazF family toxin — protein sequence MPIFETWNVVKVPFPYADRPVRQRRPALVVAADMLETSHSLIWVLMITSAENRGWPSDVPVSDIDTAGLPVPSVVRTAKVAVIDARDAELLGSLVDSDRRAISAQVGGHLAEMLKAGRDS from the coding sequence ATGCCGATCTTTGAAACCTGGAACGTCGTCAAGGTTCCGTTCCCTTACGCCGATCGCCCGGTCAGGCAGCGCCGACCGGCATTGGTCGTTGCAGCTGACATGCTCGAAACAAGCCACAGCCTGATCTGGGTGTTGATGATTACCAGCGCCGAGAACAGGGGGTGGCCTTCGGATGTACCTGTCAGTGACATCGATACGGCCGGGTTGCCGGTCCCATCGGTCGTGCGCACGGCCAAAGTCGCTGTGATCGATGCGCGTGACGCCGAACTGCTTGGTTCGCTTGTTGACAGTGATCGTCGGGCGATCAGCGCGCAGGTTGGCGGGCATCTTGCCGAAATGCTGAAAGCCGGCAGGGACAGCTGA
- a CDS encoding squalene/phytoene synthase family protein, with amino-acid sequence MTDFNIAPTKPRKTGPVARKDETGENFPVASRLIPKHLRPHVIAFYRFVRLADDIADDPDLEPETKLAYLEALERTLTSGQAKHAYLKPATELRESLQKTGVSDRHARQVLRAFRRDAVGARCHSWSDLLLYCRFSANPVGRYLLELHGEGVAAGPASDALCSALQVLNHLQDAREDWTQLGRCYIPLVWFDDAGISVERLVEGESDVRMRAIFDQALEHTDRLLERAAALPGLIQHRGLRMEAAVILSLAESLSKRLKARDPMKAKVTLRAHHKLAAVARGLARSFSAA; translated from the coding sequence ATGACGGATTTCAACATCGCCCCGACGAAGCCCCGCAAGACCGGCCCGGTCGCCCGCAAGGACGAGACGGGGGAGAATTTCCCGGTCGCCTCCCGCCTGATTCCGAAACATCTGCGCCCGCATGTGATCGCCTTCTACCGCTTCGTGCGGCTGGCCGACGACATCGCCGACGATCCCGATCTCGAACCGGAGACCAAGCTGGCCTATCTGGAGGCGCTTGAACGCACGCTGACCTCCGGCCAGGCCAAGCACGCCTATCTGAAGCCGGCGACCGAGCTGCGCGAGAGCCTGCAGAAGACCGGCGTCAGCGACCGCCATGCCCGGCAGGTGCTGCGCGCCTTCCGCCGCGACGCGGTCGGCGCCCGCTGCCACAGCTGGAGCGACCTGCTGCTGTATTGCCGCTTCTCCGCCAATCCGGTCGGCCGCTATCTGCTGGAGCTGCATGGCGAGGGGGTGGCGGCCGGACCGGCTTCCGACGCGCTCTGCTCCGCCTTGCAGGTGCTGAACCATCTGCAGGACGCGCGCGAGGATTGGACCCAGCTCGGCCGCTGCTACATCCCGCTGGTCTGGTTCGACGATGCCGGCATCAGCGTCGAGCGTCTGGTGGAGGGCGAGAGCGACGTCCGCATGCGCGCCATCTTCGATCAGGCGCTGGAGCATACCGACCGGCTGCTCGAACGCGCCGCCGCCCTGCCCGGCCTGATCCAGCACCGCGGTCTGCGGATGGAAGCGGCGGTGATCCTCAGCCTCGCCGAATCGCTGTCGAAGCGGCTGAAGGCGCGCGATCCGATGAAGGCGAAGGTCACGCTGCGCGCGCACCACAAGCTGGCGGCGGTGGCGCGGGGACTGGCGCGGAGCTTCTCCGCCGCATAA
- a CDS encoding superoxide dismutase: protein MAFELPPLPYAYDALAPYISSETLHLHHDKHHQTYVTNLNNLTKDTPLADASLEEVIKASVGDASKVGIFNNAAQVWNHTFFWQCLKKDGGKMPAALEQRIVADFGSVEKFKEELTQAALTQFGSGWAWLYLDGDKLKIGKTGNADTPLAHGHKPLFTIDVWEHAYYVDFQNRRADFVKAVIDNLANWDFAAEQMAA, encoded by the coding sequence ATGGCGTTCGAACTTCCGCCGCTTCCGTATGCGTACGATGCCCTGGCTCCGTACATCTCGTCGGAGACGCTGCACCTGCACCACGACAAGCACCACCAGACCTATGTCACCAACCTGAACAACCTGACCAAGGACACCCCGCTGGCCGACGCCAGCCTGGAGGAGGTCATCAAGGCTTCGGTCGGCGACGCTTCGAAGGTCGGCATCTTCAACAACGCCGCCCAGGTGTGGAACCACACCTTCTTCTGGCAGTGCCTGAAGAAGGACGGCGGCAAGATGCCGGCGGCCCTGGAGCAGCGCATCGTCGCCGACTTCGGCAGCGTCGAGAAGTTCAAGGAAGAGCTGACCCAGGCCGCCCTGACCCAGTTCGGTTCCGGCTGGGCCTGGCTCTACCTGGACGGCGACAAGCTGAAGATCGGCAAGACCGGCAACGCCGACACCCCGCTGGCGCACGGCCACAAGCCGCTGTTCACCATCGACGTGTGGGAGCATGCCTATTACGTCGACTTCCAGAACCGCCGCGCCGACTTCGTGAAGGCCGTCATCGACAACCTCGCCAACTGGGACTTCGCCGCCGAGCAGATGGCTGCGTGA
- a CDS encoding AbrB/MazE/SpoVT family DNA-binding domain-containing protein — MITSKLTSKAQTTIPQAVRTALGLHEGDEIAYRIEDGRVILTRVAPVPVDDPFHCFTEWDSEVDRRAYADL; from the coding sequence ATGATCACCAGCAAACTGACCAGTAAAGCTCAGACGACGATTCCGCAGGCAGTGCGGACTGCGCTGGGCCTTCATGAGGGCGACGAGATCGCCTACCGCATTGAAGACGGCCGCGTCATCCTGACACGGGTCGCGCCGGTTCCTGTCGACGACCCCTTCCATTGCTTCACGGAATGGGACAGCGAAGTCGACCGGCGGGCCTATGCCGATCTTTGA
- a CDS encoding Mth938-like domain-containing protein produces the protein MADIMPMIPSDRQVIDGYGPGQFCVSGQWRVGAVVVLPDHTQAWGVTDAASLTLEDFAMVLAAEPKVEILLLGTGPTMTMIPKALRQSLREQGVVVEPMDSRAVCRTYNVLLAEGRRVAAAMLPV, from the coding sequence ATGGCCGACATCATGCCGATGATCCCGTCCGACCGTCAGGTCATCGACGGCTATGGTCCGGGACAGTTTTGCGTGTCCGGTCAATGGCGCGTCGGCGCGGTCGTCGTGCTGCCCGACCACACCCAGGCCTGGGGGGTGACCGATGCCGCTTCCCTGACCCTGGAGGATTTCGCCATGGTGCTGGCGGCCGAGCCGAAGGTGGAGATCCTGCTGCTCGGCACTGGCCCGACCATGACGATGATTCCGAAGGCGCTTCGCCAGAGCCTGCGCGAACAGGGCGTGGTGGTGGAGCCTATGGACAGCCGCGCGGTGTGCCGGACCTACAACGTCCTGCTGGCCGAAGGGCGGCGGGTGGCGGCTGCGATGCTGCCGGTGTAG
- the uvrA gene encoding excinuclease ABC subunit UvrA yields MNKYISVRGAREHNLKNVDVDLPRDELIVITGLSGSGKSSLAFDTIYAEGQRRYVESLSAYARQFLELMQKPDVDSIEGLSPAISIEQKTTSKNPRSTVGTVTEIYDYMRLLWARVGIPYSPATGLPIESQTVSQMVDRIMAMPEGTRLLLLAPFVRGRKGEYKKEIQDLRKRGFQRVRVDGTMYEIDEVPALNKKLKHDIEVVVDRIVVREGLGNRLADSLETALGLADGIVWVENAETNEMTVFSQKFACPVSGFTIPEIEPRLFSFNNPFGACPACDGLGSKIYFDPMLVVPDERLSLAKGAIAPWAGSTSKYYDQTLESIAEHFGASMTTPWQDLPEKVRQTILFGSDGSPITMTYDDGLRRYQTNKAFEGIVNNLERRYRETDSAWTRDELSKYQSSQPCEVCKGARLKPEALAVKIRGRSISEAAELSIAGAGAWFSELNEHLRPKDREIAYRILKEINERLGFLNAVGLEYLTLSRGSGTLSGGESQRIRLASQIGSGLTGVLYVLDEPSIGLHQRDNDRLLETLKRLRDIGNTVIVVEHDEDAIRSADYLVDMGPGAGQHGGTVIAQGRPEEVQKNPDSITAQYLNGTRFVPVPETRRPGHPGQFLEVQGARANNLQNVSTKIPLGTFTCVTGVSGGGKSTLIIETLYKAVARKLMGAREHPADHDAVLGLEHLDKVIDIDQSPIGRTPRSNPATYTGAFTPIRDWFAGLPESKARGYGPGRFSFNVKGGRCEACQGDGVIKIEMHFLPDVYVTCDVCHGKRYNRETLEVTYRDKTIADVLDMTVEEGKEFFKAVPGIRDKMDTLERVGLGYIHIGQAATTLSGGEAQRVKLSKELSRRATGRTLYILDEPTTGLHFADVEKLMEVLHALVDQGNTVLVIEHNLEVIKTADWIIDLGPEGGTGGGEIVAEGTPEDVAKVERSYTGRYLAPYLKAKPAVRKSATRKRA; encoded by the coding sequence ATGAACAAGTACATCAGCGTCCGCGGCGCGCGGGAACATAACCTGAAGAACGTCGATGTGGATCTGCCGCGCGACGAGCTGATCGTCATCACCGGCCTGTCGGGATCGGGCAAGTCGTCGCTCGCCTTCGACACGATCTATGCCGAGGGGCAGCGGCGCTACGTGGAAAGCCTGTCGGCCTACGCGCGCCAGTTCCTGGAGCTGATGCAGAAGCCGGACGTCGATTCGATCGAGGGGCTGTCGCCGGCCATCTCCATCGAACAGAAGACGACGTCGAAGAACCCGCGCTCCACCGTCGGCACGGTGACGGAGATCTACGACTACATGCGCCTGTTGTGGGCGCGCGTCGGCATCCCCTATTCGCCGGCCACCGGCCTGCCCATCGAAAGCCAGACGGTCAGCCAGATGGTCGACCGCATCATGGCGATGCCGGAGGGCACGCGCCTGCTGCTGCTGGCGCCCTTCGTGCGCGGCCGCAAGGGCGAGTACAAGAAGGAAATCCAGGACCTGCGCAAGCGCGGCTTCCAGCGCGTGCGGGTCGACGGCACCATGTACGAGATCGACGAGGTGCCGGCGCTCAACAAGAAGCTGAAGCACGACATCGAGGTGGTGGTCGACCGCATCGTCGTGCGCGAGGGGCTGGGCAACCGTCTGGCCGATTCGCTGGAGACCGCGCTGGGGCTGGCCGACGGCATCGTCTGGGTCGAGAATGCCGAGACCAACGAGATGACCGTCTTCTCGCAGAAATTCGCCTGCCCGGTCAGCGGCTTCACCATTCCGGAGATCGAGCCGCGGCTGTTTTCCTTCAACAACCCGTTCGGCGCCTGCCCGGCCTGCGACGGCTTGGGCAGCAAGATCTATTTCGATCCGATGCTGGTGGTGCCGGACGAACGGCTGTCTCTGGCGAAGGGCGCCATCGCGCCGTGGGCCGGCTCGACCTCCAAATACTACGACCAGACGCTGGAAAGCATAGCTGAGCATTTCGGCGCGTCGATGACCACCCCCTGGCAGGATCTGCCGGAGAAGGTGCGCCAGACCATCCTGTTCGGCTCGGACGGGTCGCCGATCACCATGACCTATGACGACGGTCTGCGGCGCTACCAGACCAACAAGGCGTTCGAGGGCATCGTCAACAATCTGGAGCGTCGCTACCGCGAGACGGACAGCGCCTGGACCCGTGACGAGCTGTCCAAATACCAGTCCTCCCAGCCCTGCGAGGTCTGCAAGGGCGCGCGGCTGAAGCCGGAAGCGCTGGCGGTCAAGATCAGGGGCCGCAGCATCTCCGAGGCGGCGGAACTGTCCATCGCCGGTGCCGGTGCGTGGTTCAGCGAGTTGAACGAGCATCTGCGCCCCAAGGACCGCGAGATCGCCTACCGCATCCTGAAGGAGATCAACGAGCGGCTCGGCTTCCTCAACGCCGTCGGGCTGGAATACCTGACTCTCAGCCGCGGGTCCGGCACCCTGTCCGGCGGCGAGAGCCAGCGGATCCGGCTGGCGTCGCAGATCGGCTCCGGCCTGACCGGCGTGCTCTATGTGCTGGACGAGCCGTCCATCGGCCTGCACCAGCGCGACAACGACCGGCTGCTGGAAACGCTGAAGCGGCTGCGCGACATCGGCAACACCGTCATCGTCGTCGAGCATGACGAGGACGCCATCCGCAGCGCCGACTATCTGGTCGACATGGGTCCCGGCGCCGGCCAGCATGGCGGCACCGTCATCGCCCAGGGCCGGCCGGAGGAGGTTCAGAAGAACCCCGACAGCATCACCGCCCAGTACCTGAACGGCACCCGCTTCGTCCCGGTGCCGGAAACCCGCCGGCCCGGCCATCCCGGCCAGTTCCTGGAGGTGCAGGGCGCCCGCGCCAACAACCTGCAGAACGTCTCGACCAAGATCCCGCTCGGCACCTTCACCTGCGTGACCGGCGTGTCGGGCGGCGGCAAGTCGACGCTGATCATCGAGACGCTCTACAAGGCGGTGGCGCGCAAGCTGATGGGCGCGCGCGAGCATCCGGCGGACCATGACGCGGTGCTGGGACTGGAGCATCTCGACAAGGTCATCGACATCGACCAGTCGCCGATCGGCCGCACCCCGCGCTCCAACCCCGCGACCTACACCGGCGCCTTCACCCCGATCCGCGACTGGTTCGCCGGCCTGCCGGAATCGAAGGCGCGCGGCTACGGTCCCGGCCGCTTCTCGTTCAACGTCAAGGGCGGGCGCTGCGAGGCCTGCCAGGGCGACGGCGTCATCAAGATCGAGATGCACTTCCTGCCCGACGTCTACGTCACCTGCGACGTCTGCCACGGCAAGCGCTACAACCGCGAGACGCTGGAGGTCACCTACCGCGACAAGACCATCGCCGACGTGCTGGACATGACGGTCGAGGAGGGCAAGGAGTTCTTCAAGGCGGTGCCCGGCATCCGCGACAAGATGGACACGCTGGAACGGGTCGGCCTCGGCTACATCCACATCGGGCAGGCGGCGACCACCCTGTCTGGCGGCGAGGCGCAGCGCGTCAAGCTGTCCAAGGAACTCAGCCGCCGCGCCACCGGCCGCACGCTCTACATCCTCGACGAACCGACCACCGGCCTGCATTTCGCCGACGTCGAAAAGCTGATGGAGGTGCTGCATGCGCTGGTCGACCAGGGCAACACGGTGCTGGTGATCGAACACAATCTGGAGGTCATCAAGACCGCCGACTGGATCATCGACCTGGGGCCGGAGGGCGGCACCGGCGGCGGCGAGATCGTCGCCGAAGGCACGCCGGAGGATGTCGCGAAGGTGGAACGCAGCTATACCGGCCGCTACCTCGCCCCCTACCTGAAGGCGAAGCCGGCGGTGCGGAAATCGGCAACCCGAAAGAGGGCATGA
- the hpnE gene encoding hydroxysqualene dehydroxylase HpnE — protein MTAPQIVPQTVHVIGAGLAGLAAAVRLVEAGRRVAVYEQAPQAGGRCRSFHDATLGRSIDNGSHMVLSGNRDLLDYARRTGGADALEEVRPAAFPFLDLRTGAAWTLRPGGLWLFDPARRVPGSRPLDYLAALHCLTAGEDHSVADRLRPDGRLFEPLWRPLAVSALNGPVKRVSARLFGAVLRETLLRGEAACRPILTPRGLSAAFVDPALARLHAAGAAVHPGTRVDGLSFDGDRVTGFSAGGSAVTLGPADEVIVAAPAWAAERLVPGLTVPPPGAAIVNLHVRLDGPVRLPGGLPFLGLVGGTAEWLFARDDLLSVTVSDADTLAELPAETVAATLWAEIARHLGLDQRLGPPIRPYRVVKERRATPDQSPESVARRPGPQTRWRNLTLAGDWTETRLPATLEAAVRSGNRAAEAALANGNNPIRRSGLFPAFTSFRHGPIWSDGGAVLARPGPEGQSKKRG, from the coding sequence ATGACTGCACCCCAGATTGTCCCCCAGACCGTACATGTAATCGGCGCCGGGCTGGCCGGGCTGGCCGCCGCCGTCCGGCTGGTGGAGGCCGGCAGGCGGGTTGCGGTCTACGAGCAGGCTCCGCAGGCCGGCGGACGCTGCCGCAGCTTCCACGACGCCACGCTTGGCCGCTCCATCGACAATGGCAGCCATATGGTGCTCAGCGGCAACCGGGATCTCCTCGACTATGCCCGCCGCACCGGCGGTGCCGATGCCCTGGAGGAGGTCCGCCCGGCCGCCTTCCCCTTCCTCGACCTGCGCACCGGTGCCGCCTGGACCTTGCGGCCCGGCGGGCTGTGGCTGTTCGATCCGGCGCGGCGGGTTCCGGGTAGCCGACCGCTCGATTACCTCGCCGCCTTGCACTGCCTGACCGCCGGCGAGGATCACTCCGTCGCCGACCGGCTGCGGCCCGATGGCCGGCTGTTCGAGCCGCTGTGGCGCCCGCTGGCGGTCTCCGCCCTCAACGGCCCGGTGAAGCGCGTCTCCGCCCGCCTGTTCGGCGCGGTGTTGCGCGAGACGCTGCTGCGCGGCGAGGCCGCCTGCCGCCCGATCCTGACGCCGCGCGGCCTGTCCGCCGCCTTCGTCGATCCGGCGCTTGCCCGCCTGCATGCGGCCGGAGCGGCCGTGCATCCCGGCACGCGGGTGGATGGGTTGAGTTTCGACGGCGACCGCGTGACCGGCTTCTCCGCCGGCGGCAGTGCCGTGACGCTCGGCCCGGCGGACGAGGTGATCGTCGCCGCCCCGGCCTGGGCGGCGGAACGGCTGGTGCCGGGACTGACGGTGCCGCCGCCGGGTGCGGCCATCGTCAACCTGCATGTCCGGCTGGACGGCCCGGTGCGTCTGCCCGGCGGCCTGCCCTTCCTGGGGCTGGTCGGCGGGACGGCGGAATGGCTGTTCGCCCGCGACGACCTGCTGTCCGTCACCGTCAGCGACGCCGACACGCTGGCCGAACTCCCGGCCGAGACGGTCGCCGCGACGCTGTGGGCGGAAATCGCGCGGCACCTTGGCCTGGACCAGCGACTCGGACCCCCGATTCGGCCCTATCGGGTCGTCAAGGAGCGGCGGGCGACGCCCGACCAGTCGCCCGAATCGGTCGCACGCCGGCCGGGACCGCAAACCCGCTGGCGCAACCTGACGCTGGCCGGAGACTGGACGGAAACGCGGCTTCCAGCCACGTTGGAGGCTGCCGTACGCTCTGGCAACCGGGCGGCGGAGGCCGCTTTGGCGAACGGAAATAACCCCATACGACGTTCGGGACTGTTTCCGGCCTTCACAAGCTTCCGTCATGGGCCTATTTGGTCGGACGGAGGTGCCGTGCTCGCAAGGCCCGGCCCGGAAGGACAATCAAAGAAGAGAGGGTGA